The following coding sequences lie in one Primulina huaijiensis isolate GDHJ02 chromosome 2, ASM1229523v2, whole genome shotgun sequence genomic window:
- the LOC140957232 gene encoding uncharacterized protein: MNSIFHDMIGHHIEVYIDDIVVKSKQADDHIEHLRKSFQRMRQHELKLNPFKCAFGVKAENFLGFLVHQRGVEVDKNKEKAIMEANPPRNKKELQCFLVQVNYLRRFISNLARKMKEFSQLLKLKDIREFKWEDSLQKDFDVIKRYLSNPHVLMPLRPILSGRIGKWSLALAEFTLIYYPQKSVKGQAIADFLADHPSLDEPIGEHASVDSEENPLFDSAKRDSGRYAQLGYKLSWKGLDGLLLRCIGFPEVLEIMKQVHEEVCGAHQSGVKMTWLIRRYGYYWLSILKDCIKYAKGCQPCQKHGNIQRIPTDELHSVVKPWLFKGWAMDLVGKIYLASSKGHSFILVATNFLTKWVEAMSLKKVEQGDVINFVKENIIHRFGIPESLTTD; encoded by the exons ATGAACTCGATCTTTCATGATATGATAGGGCACCACATTGAAGTATATATAGATGATATTGTCGTAAAATCTAAACAAGCTGATGATCACATCGAACATTTGAGGAAGAGCTTCCAAAGAATGAGGCAACATGAGTTGAAGTTAAATCCATTTAAATGTGCCTTTGGCGTAAAAGCAGAAAACTTTTTGGGATTTCTGGTGCATCAAAGGGGAGTCGAGGTGGATAAAAACAAAGAGAAAGCTATCATGGAGGCAAATCCGCCTAGGAACAAGAAAGAGTTACAATGTTTCCTTGTGCAAGTGAATTACTTGAGACGTTTTATTTCTAACCTTGCAAGGAAGATGAAGGAGTTTTCACAGTTGTTGAAGCTCAAAGACATCAGGGAGTTCAAATGGGAAGATTCGCTTCAGAAAGATTTTGATGTGATCAAGAGATATTTATCTAACCCACATGTTCTTATGCCTCTCAG ACCCATTCTCTCTGGGCGGATTGGCAAATGGTCTTTAGCATTGGCTGAGTTTACATTGATCTATTACCCCCAAAAATCCGTAAAAGGCCAAGCTATAGCCGATTTTTTAGCTGATCATCCTTCACTTGATGAGCCTATTGGAGAGCAT GCTAGTGTTGATTCAGAAGAAAACCCATTATTCGATTCAGCAAAGAGGGATTCAGGTAGATACGCTCAACTTGGATATAAACTTAGCTG GAAAGGTTTAGATGGTCTGCTACTCAGATGCATAGGTTTCCCAGAGGTATTGGAGATCATGAAGCAAGTTCATGAGGAAGTGTGTGGAGCGCATCAATCTGGAGTAAAGATGACATGGTTGATAAGAAGGTATGGCTACTATTGGTTATCCATCCTGAAAGATTGCATCAAATATGCTAAGGGATGCCAGCCATGTCAGAAACATGGAAACATCCAAAGAATTCCGACGGATGAGCTCCACAGCGTTGTCAAACCATGGCTGTTCAAGGGGTGGGCCATGGACTTAGTAGGGAAAATCTACCTAGCATCATCCAAAGGCCACTCGTTCATCCTTGTGGCCACAAATTTTTTAACCAAATGGGTTGAAGCAATGTCTTTGAAGAAAGTAGAACAAGGGGATGtcattaactttgtgaaagaGAATATTATtcatagatttggaattccagaGTCACTAACCACGGATTAG
- the LOC140959556 gene encoding transcription factor ORG2-like, with protein sequence MLALSPHISNFGWFWEDPNTIENQENPCIQRTDQIPNSVNADCLHSPSSNTAHPKNDDFSSFHDGFIEKGDTDNAAKKLNHNASERDRRKKINTMYATLRSLLPDEDQPKKLSIPATVSRVLKYIPEVQKQVQRLSEKKEQLLSKISRQQDSFIDFSSNERRKSVQTRSSLSAISAKRSDNGDILCQFSTPKGEKGSFSIALSKLEEEGFLVLNASCFESYDGRIFNNMLLQGRGSLSTVGDDEYLIEKLLSFNEKMGEAEERLISMPNVNYVPINNELTNIDIGDI encoded by the exons ATGCTGGCCTTATCGCCTCATATTTCGAATTTTGGATGGTTTTGGGAAGATCCCAACACAATTGAAAACCAAGAAAACCCGTGCATACAAAGAACAGATCAAATTCCGAACTCTGTTAATGCTGATTGTCTCCATTCTCCTTCTTCCAATACTGCACATCCTAAGAATGATGATTTCTCGAGTTTTCATGACGGATTTATTGAGAAAGGGGACACAGATAATGCGGCCAAGAAGCTCAACCATAACGCCTCCGAACGAGATCGTCGTAAAAAGATTAATACTATGTATGCTACTCTTCGATCGTTGCTTCCAGATGAGGATCAACCA AAAAAATTAAGCATTCCTGCCACAGTTTCAAGAGTGCTAAAATATATTCCTGAGGTACAAAAACAAGTACAGAGACTCAGCGAGAAGAAGGAACAACTTCTGTCAAAGATTTCAAGGCAACAAGATTCATTCATCGATTTTAGCAGTAATGAACGTAGAAAATCCGTGCAAACTAGGTCGTCGTTGTCAGCAATATCGGCAAAACGATCAGACAACGGAGATATACTTTGTCAGTTCTCGACTCCGAAGGGCGAAAAAGGTTCATTTTCTATAGCTCTATCGAAGTTGGAGGAGGAAGGGTTTCTTGTGTTGAATGCATCTTGTTTTGAATCTTACGACGGCAGAATTTTCAACAACATGCTTCTTCAG GGACGAGGAAGCCTGAGTACTGTCGGCGACGACGAATATTTGATTGAAAAACTATTGTCGTTTAATGAGAAAATGGGAGAAGCGGAAGAGAGATTAATATCTATGCCCAATGTCAATTATGTACCTATAAATAATGAGTTAACTAACATTGATATTGGAGATATATAA